The Brachyhypopomus gauderio isolate BG-103 chromosome 19, BGAUD_0.2, whole genome shotgun sequence DNA segment TTGATAGATTGAGTTTGTAGACCAGCTGCCCAAGACGGTGAGCGGCAAAATCCGGAGGGTGGAACTGAAAAAGAAGGAATGGGAGCGTCAGCCGTAACGATCCTGCTGTCTGCCCACCATACTCCAGCCCCGCCTCCAGCCCCGCCTCCTGCCCAGCCCACTCCTGcccagccccgcccactctgGTCCAGCCCCACCTCCTGCCCAGCCTCCTGCCCAGCCCACTCCAGCCCCGCCTCCTGCCCAGCCCACTCCATTCCAGTCCCGCCTCCTGCCCAGCCCACTCCAGCCCCGCCTCCTGCCCAGCCCACTCCAGCCCCGCCTCCTGCCCAGCCCACTCCAGCCCCGCCTCCTGCCCAGCCCACTCCAGCCCCGCCTCCAGCTCACCCCACTCCAGCCCCGCCTCCTGCCCACCCCACTCCAGCCCCGCCTCCTGCCCACCCCACTCCAGCCCCGCCTCCTGCCCACCCCACTCCAGCCCCGCCTCCTGCCCACCCCACTCCAGCCCCGCCTCCTGCCCACCCCACTCCAGCCCCGCCTCCTGCCCACCCCACTCCAGCCCCGCCTCCTGCCCACCCCACTCCAGCCCCGCCTCCTGCCCACCCCACTCCAGCCCCGCCTCCTGCCCACCCCACTCCAGTCCTGGTGTTCCAGCACACCTGCCCACCTGACAGGCGTGATCCTTAGCTCATTAGCTGAATAAGGTGTAATGCAGTGGGCACGACTGCAGTGCTGTAAGATATCACAGCCTTGACCGATGAAGGGGGCAGGTGCTACAGCCCGTAgactcacacacaaaacaccagtTCATGTTGACCGGCAAGAAATCAGGTTGTCTTCTAAATGTTTAAGTAAGTAAGTACAGGTGCCTACATATTTACAACATATCCTCACTTTACCTTAATAAGGGCGTCTACTACACACCCTCTATGCAAATGTGTAATCCAAGTCAGAAACTTTTGAACTATAGAACAGATAATAAAATTACTGTGAAATTGGATTATTGAGCTCATCGGAAGGCATTTTGTAGGTAGGAATTTTAAGATGACTGAATAATGTAATCTGATTGTTTGCCTGCAGAGGGAGACAACTATAAACGGACCACTCCAAATACCTTTTAAAATTGACAATTTATCCTGAAACTTTAACGCTTTGGTTTTCATTAACTGTATAATATATTCAGTATTGTCTATAAAGATATTTTAATTAACCTAAATCTTATTCAAATATACTTAATAGCCAGATTGTCAGTCTCTGTCTTCATATACTATGATCTGCATTATAATCGCATTTACAACGTCTGTATTTGACTCACTAATTAAAATACAAAGGGAATTCTCCActgatgtcttttttttttttttttacaaagatttctTAGCCTGCCGCATCAGTAAATCAGGACAAAAATATGTACATATCGCTAAATAATAGCGCAGTtaattatattttaagaatataaTAACTATAATTGCATTGCTCTGACCTTCGACAAAGAAACCACAGACCAAATAGAACTGGGCCCAGGAGATGAATCTGTATCGGATTCTTTTAGAACATGACACACTGTGTCTACATACAAATGAGTTACATGTCTGTATCATACTGGTAGAAATTAAACAGTGAACAGGCTGCCTAAAGAatcttaataaataaataaatatgcttTCAAAATCAACACATCTGTGTAGTCTGTTCAAGTACAGAGAGCTCAACCAGAATCGCCACCTGTGGCTTCACAAGACAGCAGCTGATCCCAGCACCGTCACCTCACAGCTGATCCCAACACCGTCACCTCACAGCTGATCCCAACACCGTCACCTCACAGCTGATCCCAACACCGTCACCTCACAGCTGATCCCAACACGTCACCTCACAGCTGATCCCAACACCGTCACCTCACAGCTGATCCCAGCACCATCGTCACCTCACAGCTGATCCCAACACCGTCACCTCACAGCTGATCCCAACACGTCACCTCACAGCTGATCCCAACACCGTCACCTCACAGCTGATCCCAACACCGTCACCTCACAGCTGATCCCAACACCGTCACCTCACAGCTGATCCCATCATCATCGTCACCTCACAGCTGATCCCATCATCATCGTCACCTCACAGCTGATCCCATCATCATCGTCACCTCACAGCTGATCCCATCATCATCGTCACCTCACAGCTGATCCCATCATCATCGTCACCTCACAGCTGatcccatcatcatcatcacctcacagctgatcccatcatcatcatcacctcacagctgatcccatcatcatcatcacctcacaGCTGATCCCAACACAGTCACCTCACAGCTGATCCCAGCACCGTCACCTCACAGCTGatcccatcatcatcatcacctcacagctgatcccagcaccatcatcacctcacagctgatcccatcatcatcatcacctcacaGCTGATCCCAACACCGTCACCTCACAGCTGATCCCAACACCGTCACCTCACAGCTGAGCCCAACACCGTCATCTCACAGCTGATCCCAACACCGTCATCTCACAGCTGATCCCAacatcatcatcacctcacagctgatcccatcatcatcatcacctcacaGCTGATCCCAACACCGTCACCTCACAGCTGAGCCCAACACCGTCACCTCACAGCTGATCCCAACACCGTCATCTCACAGCTGATCCCAacatcatcatcacctcacagctgatcccatcatcatcatcacctcacaGCTGATCCCAACACCGTCACCTCACAGCTGAGCCCAGCACCGTCACCTCACAGCTGATCCCAACACCGTCACCTCACAGCTCCAATAGTGAATCCTAGGGATTATCAGGACCCTTGAGATTAATAATTTGCCTCAATACATTTTTTTATAAAATGTGTATAAAGTTGAATAATCTCCAAATCTCACTTGCATTTGCTCTACTTTTAGATCATGCACCAAAGTAAAATAACTTTCTGCAGTTAAAGAATCACCCCGAGACCAGTGATGAGTGGAAGATCGATCATGAGACTTGATATATGGCTCGAGCCCCGAGAGTTCAGGCTTTGGCACGAGCTCATGGTGAGTCTCTTCTTTTCTTCGCTTCTCTTGTGAAATTTAGAGACGAAGTTCGGCTGCTTAATAAATCCCCGTTTAAGCAGAAAGTGGCGGTTTCTCTGGCTGAGTCGCAAATTTGTTTGATAATGTTCTCCACCGACCAGAAACGTGAGAACCACGTGAGGGGGGGTGTGTAACGACGGCGCGAGCGTCCTGGCGCACCTCGCAGTGCGCGCGCTGGTGTGGAGCCGCACGGTCGCGCAGCTCCCAGAAATGGACCGGCGCGTGCGTCTCTGGACGTAACCGCGAGCTGCTTTCGTTTTTATCTTTCAGttcgttctttctttttaatttgCTGGTTTATTTATCTGTTCCTCGTCGTCATGGCTTGGCCGTGCATTAGCAGAGTGTGCTGTCTGGCTCGGTTCTGGAACGAGTTTGACAAATCGGATCTGTCGGTCCCGCTAACGATTCAAAACTACTCGGACATCACCGAGCAAGAGATCCGCTCCGTCACCAAGCGGGTCGCGGCGGACCGAGTCACGGCGGACCGAGCCCCGAGGAGCGACTATGTGAGTCCGGATCACCGAGGTTCTCCTGCGTGGCAGGACGGTGGAGGCGGACGCGCGTGCCGCCACAAGCCCCGCGAGGACTCCCGCGCGCCGGTACCGCCGTTCCCCGGCGTGACTCAGTACAAGCAGGATTACAAACCCTGGCCCATCCCCAAAAGAGACAACTTCCCCTGGATTAGTAACGGCGGCGGCACGGCGCGCGCCTCCAGCCCGGTGAACGGTTGCGGCAGGAACCCGGCGCGTGCGGAGAGAGAGGAGCGCGCGAGCCGCCGGGAGACCAACACGAGCTCGTACAGGTAACGGTGCGCGCGCGGAGCGGCGGTTCCGTTTACAGCCGCTGCGACTACCGTGCTCGCGCGCCTCGGCCGCCGCCTGCCACTTATGTCCGTTTGAACGAGGGAGGAGCGGCCGTGATGAACTACAGGACCCGGTTGGTCTCCGGTCCCGGTGGTTCTGTAACGGGAGTAAATGAACGTGGAGCAGAGACGCGTGCACGGAGGAGACATGACggacacacgcgcgcacagcAGCCAGGACTCTAATCTGAGCGAGTTTGTGGTTCGCAGGctgcagactacacacacacacacacacacacacacacacacacacacacacacacacacacacacacacacacacacacacacacacacacacacgctccagcGCGCTACGGTGCGCCCGGTTGTCATTTGTCGTCGCgaaaagggggaggggctcgCGCTCACTCGAACACGGTTTGTGCTTCCGTACTCGGTACTCCCCCcaaaaaatgttaaataaataaacaagtcgCACGAGCGTCGTTCAAACGCAGACGCAGTGTCTTCGGTCGACGTCATCGAGCATCAGGACCGGGCGAGCCGCGGCGCGTGCCGACTCTGCGCGTGGCGTGACATTTACACACCCCAGATGTTTTCTTAGCTTCAGATTCTGGCTTTAATTAAAACAGCAGATCCAGTCGGTGTCAGAGTGTTTAAATGCGTCCGCAGtaacactcctcctcctcctctccgctCTGTTATCCAGGCCACTCTGATGTCTTGCCAGGTATAAATTTGCCTCATCACTGTAAACTGCGTTTCACCAAAAGCATCTCAATGCAGTTCCAGTAATCCTATTTCCCCATAGAGTTCCTGTGATCCGGATATCAGAATATGTGAATGTCCTGATATCTGAAGCAGGGCCTACAGTCACTCAGCCCTGATCCAGAGTAGCTGGGCACATAGTTCTCTGCTCTCCGCTTCAGTGTAAAGTGTGTAATGGAGTGACTATTTGAAATGATGAGCTATGGTCCAGGAAGGCCATTACTTCCTGCTGAGTGAGCTGTCTCTGATCCACTGGGGAGGTCTGACCAGCACTTATGTCTCTGTGGAGCCAGACAGGAGTACCGGCCCTGGGCAGGGGTCCGGCCGCCGAAGCCTGCCCCGAAGAGGCCTACGTTCCTGGGGACGGGTGCCACCGACCCCCCTCCTGAGACGAGCTACCAGGCGGCCTTCAGCGTGGACGCACACAGGCCCGTGGACGCAGTCACGCCGGACGCTTTCCCCCACGCTCAGCCCGACAGCCAGGTTGAGAGAGCGGACAGGACAGAGGTCAGTTCCAGGTCAGAGGTGAGGGGTCACATGGTGTCCTGTTTACAAAGAACCGCAGCAGCGTGGCAGAAAACAAAGTCTGATTGGTCGGTTTCAGACAGCCTGGCTGGACGGCAAACTGCCCAGAGTTGTGAGTGTCTGTAACTCCAGCCTGACACAGTAGCACAGATCCTCTGGTCGCTTCTAACACACTTTAAATGAACTCTGAACTGAATCACGCTAATGTGACGATCTACAGGACCCTGTGTTGGTGAGGAGACGCACTGCTCAACGCAGTATAGCACCAGTCTGAACTACTCCACATCACTAAATGCATGCTTTGAAATATCTGAATGCAGCtggctgatctgagatcagcctGGCATGTCTTCTTTGTTGCTTTGTTGGCATGTTATAAAGCAAACGTGCCCCTGTGCAGAGGATAGTGCAAACATTCTGGATTAAtgaggtgtgagggggtgtagcACTAGTCTTGTGTTCACACCATATCTGGATTAAtgaggtgtgagggggtgtagcGCTAGTCTTGTGTTCACACCATATCTGGATTAAtgaggtgtgagggggtgtagcACTAGTCTTGTGTTCACACCATATCTGGATTAAtgaggtgtgagggggtgtagcACTAGTCTTGTGTTCACACCATATCTGGATTAAtgaggtgtgagggggtgtagcACTAGTCTTGTGTTCACACCATATCTGGATTTGTTCCAGGAGTTGGAGCTCAGTTCATTCAGATTAAAGAGGAAATGGTGCTCCTAATtatgacacagacagagagagagacagagagacacacagacagagagacagactgctGCTCAAGCCCTGCTGTCTTGCACCCTTTTATATCACTACAGAGGATACACTACTACTGGAGCAGCAGAAATTAGGAGGGGCAGAAAACATTACTGTACaattacttacacacacacacacacacacacacacacacatacacacacagtgttgctAAGACTGATGTTATGGACTATTTCCAAGCAGAGTCATTTAAAGGACCAGGCAAtgccattttgtgtgtgtgtgttcaggtcgtTTCCACTGAAGTGCAGACAGGTGCTGGCAGCGTGCGTATCTGCAGATATCTCTTTAATCACAGCAGGAGTGTTTCACACACACCAGGCGTGGCTGCAGGTATCGGGCCGCTAGGAGATTCTCAAGTTGTGGCCTCACTGGCGGGAGCTGCAGACTGCGTGTCTGTTAGGGCAGTTTGGGAAAAGCATCACAGCGGGTTAAAAATATTCGTGCCCAGCTCCTCTGTGAGAGGTTCTGAGAGGACCAGCTTGGGAATGGAGTCCTGTAGAACAAGTGATGTCTGCTCGTCAGACAGACTGGCAGCTCCATGAACCAATGAAGCGCACACAAGGCACCTCGGCCCGCCCTCCCTCACGGCTCATTGGCTGCTGCGAGCGGAGAAGTGGGAGCGTTTGTTAAGCACTGCTAGATCAGCACCCAGACATCAGGGCGGTGACTCACCACGGAGGCCCCACCCCTCACGCTGACCACGCACCTCCTGCTGCTCCAGACGGATGGCTGGACACGCCCCCTTCTGGAGACACACCCCCTTATGCTGTGTTCATGCCAACTGCAACGTAACCATGTGAGGTGGTGGCCATGGCAACCTCAGCAAGCATTCCCAACGCTGCTGGTTTTTGCACGGTGTCCTGTCGTGTTCCCGTAGCGAGCGTCTCCGTGTCCTGCTTCCCAGGAGACACCGCTGTCCTACAACTCAGTCCCCCAACTCTCTCCTTCCTGTCCTCCCTGTGCGCGGAGATCAAGGGGTGTGGCTCAAAG contains these protein-coding regions:
- the map6d1 gene encoding MAP6 domain-containing protein 1 isoform X1, giving the protein MAWPCISRVCCLARFWNEFDKSDLSVPLTIQNYSDITEQEIRSVTKRVAADRVTADRAPRSDYVSPDHRGSPAWQDGGGGRACRHKPREDSRAPVPPFPGVTQYKQDYKPWPIPKRDNFPWISNGGGTARASSPVNGCGRNPARAEREERASRRETNTSSYRQEYRPWAGVRPPKPAPKRPTFLGTGATDPPPETSYQAAFSVDAHRPVDAVTPDAFPHAQPDSQVERADRTEVSSRSEEQLVRSKSPNPSAVFQSRSRIFNI
- the map6d1 gene encoding microtubule-associated protein 6 homolog isoform X3 — translated: MAWPCISRVCCLARFWNEFDKSDLSVPLTIQNYSDITEQEIRSVTKRVAADRVTADRAPRSDYVSPDHRGSPAWQDGGGGRACRHKPREDSRAPVPPFPGVTQYKQDYKPWPIPKRDNFPWISNGGGTARASSPVNGCGRNPARAEREERASRRETNTSSYRQEYRPWAGVRPPKPAPKRPTFLGTGATDPPPETSYQAAFSVDAHRPVDAVTPDAFPHAQPDSQVERADRTEVSSRSSL
- the map6d1 gene encoding MAP6 domain-containing protein 1 isoform X2, yielding MAWPCISRVCCLARFWNEFDKSDLSVPLTIQNYSDITEQEIRSVTKRVAADRVTADRAPRSDYVSPDHRGSPAWQDGGGGRACRHKPREDSRAPVPPFPGVTQYKQDYKPWPIPKRDNFPWISNGGGTARASSPVNGCGRNPARAEREERASRRETNTSSYRQEYRPWAGVRPPKPAPKRPTFLGTGATDPPPETSYQAAFSVDAHRPVDAVTPDAFPHAQPDSQVERADRTEEQLVRSKSPNPSAVFQSRSRIFNI